The segment GACACTTGACTCTGCCGCGCGCTCGCCATAGGTCGGCGCCTCATTTTCAGCCAGTTTTCAAATTTGGAAGCGTTTCGACATGAAGATCCGCAATTCTCTGAAGTCGCTCAAGGACCGTCACCGGGACAATCGCGTGATCCGTCGTCGCGGCCGTACCTACGTCATCAACAAGACGAACCGTCGCTTCAAGGCCCGCCAGGGCTGATCAAGCGATGACGGTCGAAGCCGTCGTCTTTGACGTCGGCAACGTCCTTTATCGATGGGAACCGCGTTCCCTGTACAGGCGCCTGATCGGCAACGATCGGGCGCTTGATGCATTCATGTCCGATGTCGTCACCATGGAGTGGCATCATCAACACGACATGGGACGCGATTTCGCCGATACCAGCGCCGAGTTGAGCGCGCTTTACCCCGAGCACCGCGAACTGATCGCGCTCTGGGGCCCGCGCTTCAACGACAGCCTTACCGACATGGACGGGATGCGCTCCATCGTCGAACGGCTCGATGCGCGCGGGATTCCCCTGTTCGGAATCACCAATTTCAGCCATGAATTCTGGCCACCCTTTCGCGCGCGCGAAGCCGATCTGTTCGATCGATTCCGCGACATCGTGGTTTCAGGCGACGAAAAAATGGCCAAGCCCGATCCGGCGATCTACCAGCTTGCGCTCACTCGATTCGGCCTGTCCGCCGGGCAGACGATCTTCATCGACGATCGCGAGGACAATATCGATGCTGCCCGGTCCGAGGGCATGGCCGGCCATCTGTTCACCAGCGCCGCCGCACTCGAAGCAGACCTCACCGCACGCGGCCTGCTCTGAGCGCTACGGGCTGCCCTGTCAGCAGCCCGGCACCTGCGTCTCACCGGAAAGCGCATAGCGGCCATCGGCCCCACGGACGTAACGCTCGCTAAAGCTGCGCGCGCCCGAATAGGCGACGGTAAAGCTCCGCCCCTTCTCCGCAGACACGATTTTTCCTTCCAGCGTGATACCGTTGATCTCATCCGCGCCGGTGCTGGAATAATAGATCGGGATGCTCGCAATCTCGACCGGCCCTTGGGGCGTCAGTTCGGTCAGCGCGGCGGTGGAGCAGGCATAGCCCTGCCACACGCCGCCGCCCTCGGTGTAGAGCACGGGGGCCTCAGCAATGGCATCGCTCCAGCCCCAGCGTTCGGCCGGATTACCGAATGTGCCGCCCGTACCGACATCCAGCCATTCGCCTTCTATCTTGTAGGGCGCGTAACGCTCTTCGCGCAGCAGATAATGAACTGAATTGACCCCGGAGCACGAATGCCCATCGCATTCGCTGGCGCCGGTGCTGACAAGCGCAACCCGTCCGCCGCCCAGCGGAATGAAGCTGAGCGGCACGAAGCTGATATTCTGCTCGTCGACGACGCGCACGGCCTCACTGTTCAGCGACAGTCCAAAGATCGCCGAGAATGCCTCAGGGGTTCCCGGCGGCACCGTGTCACGGTCGACCGCGCTCACCTCGAACAAGGGCGTGCCAGCCGGTTGCTCCGCCCAGCCCTGCCCACTCGCGGCGAGCATCATTGCCGCCGCCATACTCATCAGCTTCATCATCGATGTCCCGGGCTCAATTTTCGCCGTTCAATTCATTGCCGGTCAGCCGAACGACATGGAGCACATTGGTCGCGCCCGGCGTTCCAAACGGCACGCCGGCCATCAGCACCAGCCGATCGCCCGCCTTGGCAATGCCTGTGCGCAGCGCAATGCGCTTGGCCTTGGCCACCATTTCCTCGAACGAGCCCACATCGCGGGTCTGCACGGCATGGACACCCCAGAGCAGTCCCATATGCCGCGCGGTCGCCAGCTTGGGGGTCAGCGCCAGCAGCGGCACCGACGGGCGTTCGCGGGCAACGCGGCGCGCCGTCGATCCCGAGGTCGTGAAACAGATCAGCGCCGCCGCCGAAACCGTCACCGCAATTCGCGCCGATGCTTCGGCCAGCGCGTCTGCCGTCGTCGGATCGGGCCGTGTTTCGGTGAAATGCAGGCGGTCGGCAAAGCCGGCATCGCCTTCCACCGACAGCGCGATCTTGTTCATCATCGCAACCGACTGTTCGGGCCATTCGCCCGCCGCCGATTCGGCCGACAACATCACCGCATCGGCGCCGTCATAGATTGCGTTGGCAACGTCGGACACCTCGGCGCGCGTCGGCGTGGGTGCGGTGATCATCGATTCGAGCATCTGGGTCGCCACCACCACCGGGCGCCCCATCCGGCGCGCGGATTCGACGATCCGCTTCTGCAGCGGCGGCACTTCCTCGGGCGGCAGTTCGACGCCCAGGTCGCCGCGCGCCACCATCACCGCATCGGCCAGCTCCAGAATCCCGTCGAGCCGATCGATGGCCGATGGCTTTTCGATCTTCGCCAGAAGCGATGCCTTGCCGCCGATCAGGTGCCGCGCCTCGGCCACGTCCTCGGGCCGCTGCACAAACGACAGCGCGATCCAGTCGGCCTTGTGCTCCAGCGCAAAGCTGAGGTCGCGGCGATCCTTGTCAGTAAGCGCCGCCATGGGGACGATCACGTCGGGGACGTTCAGCCCCTTGTTATTCGAAAGCTTGCCGCCCGTCTCGACGGTCGTCTCCACCCGCTCAAGGCTGGCGGTCTGGACGCGCAGGCACAGCTTGCCGTCGTCCAGCAACAGCCGCGCGCCCGGCTCCAGCGCCTGGAAAATCTCGGGGTGTGGCAGGTTGACGCGGGTCGAATCGCCAAGCGCCGGATCACGGTCGAGCACAAAGGCCTGCCCCGTCTCCAGCATCACCGAACCATCCTCGAACCGCCCGACACGCAGCTTGGGGCCCTGCAAGTCGACGAGCACCGTCATCGGCCGGCCCAGTTCCTTTTCGAGCAGGCGGATCGATTCGATCACCTTGGCATGGTCCTCATGCGCGCCGTGGCTCATGTTGATCCGGAACGCATCGGCGCCGGCGAGATAAAGTTTGCGGATCATCTCCGGCGTATTGCTGGCGGGGCCGAGGGTGGCGAGAACGCGAACCTTACGGGTACGGGGGGCGGTATTCTGGGTCACAACGGCTCCGGCTGTCTGTACGGCATTCAGGCTTAGCCGCTATTCAAGACCGGGCAAAGACACGAGCAGCGTCGATGCGACAGCGTGGCAAAGGAGCAACGCTTGAGCCCGGCGCGCCGGTCGCCTAACAGCAGCGTCCACATCTTTTGGGAGAATCACCGAATGAGCGACAACGTCGCCGCCGACCAGCTACGCCTGTTCATCGAACGCATCGAACGGCTGGAAGAAGAGAAAAAGGGCATCGCAGACGACATCAAGGACGTCTACAACGAAGCCAAGTCGAACGGTTACGACGTGAAGACGATGCGCACCATCGTTCGCCTGCGGAAGATGGAACCCCATCACCGCCTCGAAGCCGAAGCGCTTCTGGATACGTACAAGGCCGCGCTCGGGATCGAATAATCCCGAGGCCATTGGGGAGATTACACGGTGATTTTGACGACGACACCCTCGATCGACGGCACGCCGGTTCGGGAATATCTCGGCGTCGTGACCGGCGAGGTTATCGTCGGCGCGAACATCTTCCGTGATCTCTTCGCCTCGGTGCGCGATATCGTGGGCGGCCGTTCGGGTGCCTATGAAGGCGCGCTGCGCGACGCGCGGCGCGAAGCCTTTGCCGAGATCGAGGCAGAGGCGCGCGACAAGGGTGCGAATGCCGTCATCGGCATCGACATCGATTATGAAGTGATCGGCCAGAACGGCTCGATGCTGATGGTGTCGATTTCGGGTACGGCCGTTCGCCTGTGACGCCGGGTGCGCTGATCAAGGCGGTCAGCGCCCAGCTCGCCGCCCCGCAGTGGCGCCTGATCTGGATCGCGAGCTTCGCGCTGCTGGCGTTCACCCGGCACAGGATATTCTCGCTCCTCCCCTTTGATGGGGCGCCCGATCTCGGCGCCGCGTTCACGCTGCTCGGCAGCGGCCTGGCTTTTGTGGTGGGCATCACCATCCTGGCGGTCGCGGCGCTCAGGATCGCAGGCAATTCGCCCCGCTCTCCCTGGGCGATGAACACCGGCTGGTGGCTTTTCCTGGTGATCGGCGCGCTCCTCTCCGGGCTGCCGGTCCTGAGCGAAGCGATCATCGGGGCGGCCGCCCTGCCTCAATTGGCGCATTTCATCCTGTCGGGCGCGCTCGCGGCGGTGGCGGCACTGGTGTTTGCGCGGTGGATGGCGTCGATCGCGATCGACGGCGCCACCACGCCCCCGCTCGCCAACATCCTCGCGCTCCGCACGCACTTCGCGCCCGCCGCGATCTGGACGGCCATCGTCGCCGGGCCGCTCAGCGGGGTCCATTCGCTCGTCAGCCAGATGGCCACCATGCTGCCCGCGCAGAATGATCTTTATCTGGCGCTGATCGACGCGGCGGCCAGCACCGCGATGCTGCTCTTCGCGCTCGCGCTGATGGTCGTCCTCTACCGTGATACCGACATTGAACCCAAAGCCGCGGCAAGCTAGTAACGCGGCCGCGAAAAAGACCAGCTAATCTCAGGGAAACAAGCGATCGATGGCAGGCCATAGTAAATTCAAGAACATCATGCATCGCAAAGGCGCGCAGGACAAAAAGCGCTCGGCGATGTTCTCCAAGCTCAGCCGCGAAATCACCGTGGCGGCCAAGATGGGTCTCCCCGACCCCGACATGAACCCCCGTCTCCGCCTCGCGATCAACGCGGCCAAGGCGCAGTCGATGCCCAAGGACAATATCCAGCGCGCGATCGACAAGGCAGCGGGCGGCGATGTCGAGAATTACGAGGAAATCCGCTATGAAGGCTTCGGCCCCGGCGGCGTTTCGCTGATCGTCGAGGCGCTTTCCGACAACCGCAACCGCACCGCGACCAATGTCCGCACCGCCTTTGCCAAGAATGGCGGCAATCTCGGCGCATCGGGTTCGGTCAGCCATGGTTTCGACCGCATGGGCCTGATCGAATATCCCGAAAGCGCGGGCGATCCCGACAAGGTGTTCGAAGCCGCGCTCGAAGCCGGTGCAGAAGACGTGACCTTCGACGAAGGCCATGAAATCTGGACGGCGCAGGACATGCTGCACGAAGTCGCCAAGGCGCTCGAATCGGTTCTCGGCCCGGCGGAAGGCGCAAAGCTCGCCTGGCGCCCGCAGACCAAGGTCGACGTTTCCGCCGACGATGCAGCCACGCTGTTCAAGCTGATCGACACGCTTGACGATGACGACGACGTCCAGACCGTCTGGGGCAATTACGAAGTCTCGGACGAAGTGATGGAGAAACTGGGCTGATCATACTCGGCCTGGATCCGGGGCTGGGCACGACGGGTTGGGGGGTGATCGCCGCCTCCGGCAATCGGCTCAGCCACATCGCCAACGGACAGATCAAGACGAACAGCGCAGCGCCGATGGCCGAACGCCTCGTCGCGCTCGATGCGGCGCTTACCGATCTCCTCCTCGAACACCGGCCCGATGGCGCCGCGGTCGAGGAGGTGTTCGTCAACGTGAACCCGCAATCGACGCTGAAGCTGGGGCAGGCGCGCGGCGTCTGCCTGCTCGCGCCCGCGCGCACCGGCATCATGGTTGGCGAATATGCCGCGCGGCTCGTCAAAAAGGCCGTGGTCGGCACCGGTGCCGCCGAAAAGGCGCAGGTCCACGCCATGGTCAGCCGGCTTTTGCCCGGCGCGAAGATTGCGGGTGCCGATGCGGCCGATGCGCTCGCCGTCGCGATCACCCATGCGCATCATATTTCCACGGCCCACCGCATCCGGTGAATTTGGTCCGGCGCGGCGCTTGGCCTTTTCTTTTCACGCCGGAACAGGCTAGGAACAAAATATGATCGCACGCCTCAAGGGGGAACTCGTCAGCACCGGCATGGACCATGCGGTGATCGACGTCGGCGGTGTCGGCTATCTGGTCGGCGCCTCATCGCGCACATTGGGCGTGCTCGGCCCGGTCGGCGGTTCCGTCACCATCCATACCGAAATGCTCGTATCCGAAGATTCGATGCGGCTGATGGGCTTCGCCACCGCGGATGAGCGCGACTGGTTTCGCCTGCTCACCAGCGTGCAGGGCGTGGGCAGCCGCGTCGCGCTGGCGATCCTCTCCGCGCTAGAGGCCAACGAGCTTCACCGCGCGATCGCCAGCGGCGACAAGGCAATGGTCGCGCGCGCCAACGGCGTCGGGCCAAAACTCGCCCAGCGCATCGTCAACGAACTGAAGGACAAGATCGGCGGCATCGTGCTCGGCCCGGGCGGCGGCAGCGTCGCCCAGCCCAAGGGCAGCCATGCCTCCGACGCGATGTCCGCGCTCGGCAATCTCGGCTTCAAGCCCGCCGAAGCGAGCGCAGCGGTCACCACCGCCGAGGATGAACTGGGCGAAGGCGCCACCCTCGACGCGCTTGTCCGCCTCGCGCTCAAGAAAGCCGCGAAATGAGCGACGAACGCCTGATCACCCCAGCCCGGCGCGCCGAGGATGTCGACGCCGCACTGCGCCCCAAATCGCTTGAAGAATTTGTCGGGCAAAAGGCCGCACGCGAAAATCTGCGCGTCTTCATCGAAGCCGCTAGGTCGCGTGGCGACGCGCTCGATCATGTGCTCTTCTTCGGCCCTCCGGGGCTCGGCAAGACGACGCTCGCGCAGATCATCGCGCGCGAAATGGGCGTGGGCTTCAAGGCCACTTCGGGGCCGGTCATCGCCAAGTCGGGCGATCTCGCCGCGCTGCTCACCAATCTCGAGGATGGCGACGTTCTCTTCATCGACGAGATTCACCGGCTCAATCCGGCGGTGGAAGAAGTTCTCTACCCCGCGATGGAAGACCGCGCGCTCGATCTCATGATCGGCGAAGGCCCCTCGGCCCGCTCGGTGCGGATCGATCTGCCGCGTTTCACACTGGTCGGCGCAACCACGCGGCAGGGGTTGCTCACCACCCCCTTGCGCGATCGCTTCGGCATTCCCGTCCGGCTCAATTTCTATACGGTCGACGAGTTGGAAAAGGTCGTCAGCCGCGCCGCCTATCTGCTCGATCTCGGCATCGCGCCCGATGGCGCACGCGAAGTCGCCACCCGGTCGCGCGGCACGCCGCGCATCGCCGGCCGGCTGCTCCGCCGCGTCCGCGATTTCGCCAATGTCGCGAATGTCGAGACGGTCGATGCCAAGACCGCCGATGCCGCGCTCAACCGGCTCGAGGTCGATGCCCTCGGCCTCGACGCGATGGACCGCCGCTATCTGCACATGATCGCCGACATTTATCGCGGCGGTCCGGTGGGGGTCGAAACGCTCGCCGCCGGCCTTTCCGAACCGCGCGACACGATCGAGGAAGTGATCGAGCCCTATCTCATCCAGCTCGGCCTGATCGCACGCACCGCGCGCGGACGCATGCTCAACGGGCGCGGCTGGAAACATCTCGGGCTCAACCCGCCCGCCTCCGCCGCGCAGGACAGCCTGTTCGACGAATAGGCCCCTCTCGGTCAATTGTGGCGCAGCCGGGGCGAAATGGCTTTGCTCCGGCCGAATCCCCGGGCTACAGCCGTTAAGAATGTCTGTAGAACCTAGCGATCTGCCCTATTCCGGTTATCTGTCCGGCCGCGATCATCGTTTCGCGCTGCGCGTCTATTTCGAGGATACGGATACCGGCGGGATCGTTTATCACGCGAACTATCTGAGATATATGGAGCGCGCGCGTTCGGACATGCTTCGCTGCCTCGGCATAAACCAGCGCGCCGCGCTGGACGATGGCACCGGCGTCTATGCGGTTACCGATCTTTCGATCCGCTATCGCCGACCCGCCAAGCTTGAGGACGATCTGCTCGTCATCAGCAAAGTCGAAGAAATTCGTGCGGCATCGTGCCGTATTCATCAGAGAGTCATGCGCGGGGATGAGATTTTGGCCGAGGCGGACGTCACCGTTGCCTTCCTCACCCCCGGGGGCAAACCCAGGCGTCAGCCGCAGGCCTGGGTAGAAGCATTCAAGCGGTTGAATTAAAGGAAAGTTTGTAGCGCGATGGATTCGATGATGCTGAATATGGACGCCGCCACTCTTTCCCCCGTGGCGCTGTTCATGCAGGCCGACTGGGTCGTTAAGGGTGTGATGCTCGGTCTGCTGCTCGCCAGCATCTGGACCTGGGCGATCATTGTCGGCTTTGCCACCAAGCTGAAAAAGCTGAGCAAGGCATCCGACAAGTTCGAACGCGATTTCTGGAACACGGGCGATATCGACCAGTTTCACCGCGCGCATGGCAGCTCGGCGCTGCCCAGCGCCCGCGTCTTCACCGCAGGCATCACTGAATGGCGCCGCTCGACAGCGGGCGACAATATCGACCGTGATGGCACCCGCGCGCGCCTGGCCACGGCAATGGGCAGCGCGGTGGCGCACGAAATCGACACGCTCTCCGATCGGCTGAACGTGCTCGCCACCATCGGCTCGGTCGCGCCCTTTGTCGGGCTGTTCGGCACGGTCTGGGGCATCATGCGCAGCTTCACCGCCATCGCCTCGCAGCAGAATTCGAGCCTCGCCGTCGTCGCCCCCGGCATTGCCGAGGCGCTGTTCGCCACCGCCATCGGCCTGTTCGCGGCCATCCCGGCGGTGATCGCGTTCAACCGCTTCAGCCACGGCATCAACCGTCTCGAATCGCGCCTGCACCGCTTTGCCGACGGTTTCCACACCACGCTCAGCCGCGAGCTGGAGGCCGCCTGACATGGGGATGGGTCCCCTTCCCTCGCGCCACGGGCGTAGCCGCCGCGCGCCGATGGCCGAAATCAACGTCACCCCGCTGGTCGACGTCATGCTCGTGCTGCTCATCATCTTCATGGTGACCGCGCCGCTGCTCGTCACCGGCGTTCCCGTGAACCTGCCCGACAGTCGCGCCAACGCGCTGGAGCAGGACAAGCAACCGGTCCAGATCTCGCTCGACGAAACCGGCCGCGTCTTCGTGGACGAGCAGGAAGTGATGGAGGCCGAACTGCCGACCATCCTCGAAGCCAAGCGTCCCGCTGCCGGTCAGGAAGAGCCGCAGGTCTTCCTGCGCGCCGACCGCGCGCTCGATTATGGTCGCGTGATGCGCGTGATGGGCGAGCTCAACCGCGCCGGGCTCAACAAGGTATCGCTGGTCACCACTGGCGCCGAACAGGCGAACTGACGGATGGATCGGGCTGAACAAGCCGGGTTCGGCGTAGCCATTGTCGGCCATGCGGTCCTGTTCGGGCTGCTTTCGGTCGGCTTTCTGGCCACGCCCAACCCAGCCAATCTGAAACAAAAGCCGATCGACGTGCAGCTTGTCGACGAGATCGCGCTCGAAAGCACGGCGCCCGATGCGGTGCCCGAGGCAGCGCCTGCGCTGTCGCCCGAACCCGCGCCCGAAGATACGGCGCCGCCCGAACCGGCGCCAGCGCCCACGCCTGCACCGGCCCCGGTGCCGACCCCGGCACCGCCCCAGCCAAAGCCGCAGCCCCAGCCAAAACCGGTTCCAAAGCCCACACCTGCGCCCAAACCCGCGCCCAGGGCACCGGAAAAGCCGCAGCCCAAGCCCGCCCCCGCCAAGCCTGCGGCCAAGCCCGCGCAGCAAAAGCCCGCCGCCAAGCCCGCGCCCTCCAAGCCTGCAGCACCGGGCAAAGAGACACAGCGCAAGAGCCTGCTCAGCCGCTCGATGGTGGAAGGGCTCGGCTCGACGCCCAGCCAGTCACGGTCACAAGGGACGCCCGCGCAAAAGGCGGGCCCCGCGGTTCAGGCATCGCTCGCGGCCGAGGTGCTGCGCCAGCTCAAGCGCCACTGGACCGCCCCCACCGGTGCGGATTCGGAAAAGCTCAGGACCGAACTGGCAATCACGCTCGCGCGCGACGGCACCGTCACCGACATCGAATTCCTGCGCCAGACCGGCGTCACCGAATCGAACCGCGCACAGGCGGCGCTGCACAAGGAACGCGCGATGAAGGCCGTTCGCCTTGCCTCGCCGTTCAAGCTGCCCGCAGAATATTACGACACCTGGAAACTTCTCAGCCCTATCGGATTTGACAAGAGGCTATCGCAATGAACCATCTGAAACGCTTCTCGACCGGTATCGCAACCGTTCTTCTCGCCGCGACGGCCCCCGCTGCCGCGCAGCTCAGCGTCGACGTCACCGACGAAAGCGGCAATGATCTCATCATCGCCGTCCCCGCCATGCCGACCCCGCAGGTCGCGTCCACCGCCGCCGGCAGCACCGATGCGCTCGGCCGTCAGGTCGCCGAAGTGGTCGTCACCGATCTTCGCGGCAGCGGGCTGTTCAAGCCGCTCGGCCCCGGCGCGGTGCGCGGGATCAGCTTCCCCGAGGTCACCGCCCCCCAGTTCGATTACTGGCCGGGCATGGGCGCGCAGGCGCTGGTCCAGGGCTTCGTCCGCGCCAATGCCGACGGCAATCTCACCGTCGGCTGCTATCTCTACGACGTCGCGCTCAAGACCGAGCTGACCCGTCAGGGCTTCGTCGTCCAACCGTCGGACTGGCGCCGCGCCGCGCACAAATGCGCCGACGCCATCTATGCGCGCCTGTCGGGCGAAAGCCCCTTCTTCGACAGCCGCATCGCCTATATCGCCGAAAGCGGCCCGAAGAATAACCGCACCAAGCGGCTGGCGATCATGGATTCGGACGGTGCCAATCACCGCTTCATCACCAATGGCCAGTCGATCGCGCTCACCCCGCGTTTCTCGCCGGATTACAAGCAGATCGTCTATCTCAGCTATCTGAACAACCGGCCGCGCATCTTCATCTACGATATCGGCACCGGCAAGCAGCGCCTCGTCACCGAAGGCAATGGCGCGTTTTTCGCACCGCGCTTCTCGCCCGATGGCCGCACCGTCCTCTATTCGCACGCGATCAACGGCAACACCGATATCTACAGCATCCCCGCCAGCGGCGGCACCCCGCGCCGGCTGACCAACACGCCCGGCATCAATATTGGCGGCAGCTTCTCGCCCGATGGTTCGCAGATCGTGTTCGAAAGCGATCGTTCGGGCGGGCAGCAAATCTATGTCATGAACGCCGATGGCTCCAACCAGCGCCGGATCAGCTTTGGCGGCGGGCGCTATGCAACGCCTGAATGGAGCCCGCGTGGCGATCTTATCGCCTTCACCAGGATGGCGGGCAATTTCCGCATCGGCGTGATGGCGCCCGGTGGCGGCGGCGAACGCCTGCTCACCAACAGCTGGCAGGATGAGGCCCCCACCTGGTCGCCCAATGGCCGCGTGATCCAGTTCTTCCGGTCGACGCAGGGCCGCGAGGGGAATTCGAGCATCTGGCAGGTCGATCTGACCGGGGTGAACGAACGCAAGATCCCCACCCCG is part of the Sphingomonas sp. C3-2 genome and harbors:
- the ykgO gene encoding type B 50S ribosomal protein L36, whose translation is MKIRNSLKSLKDRHRDNRVIRRRGRTYVINKTNRRFKARQG
- the tolB gene encoding Tol-Pal system beta propeller repeat protein TolB, whose product is MNHLKRFSTGIATVLLAATAPAAAQLSVDVTDESGNDLIIAVPAMPTPQVASTAAGSTDALGRQVAEVVVTDLRGSGLFKPLGPGAVRGISFPEVTAPQFDYWPGMGAQALVQGFVRANADGNLTVGCYLYDVALKTELTRQGFVVQPSDWRRAAHKCADAIYARLSGESPFFDSRIAYIAESGPKNNRTKRLAIMDSDGANHRFITNGQSIALTPRFSPDYKQIVYLSYLNNRPRIFIYDIGTGKQRLVTEGNGAFFAPRFSPDGRTVLYSHAINGNTDIYSIPASGGTPRRLTNTPGINIGGSFSPDGSQIVFESDRSGGQQIYVMNADGSNQRRISFGGGRYATPEWSPRGDLIAFTRMAGNFRIGVMAPGGGGERLLTNSWQDEAPTWSPNGRVIQFFRSTQGREGNSSIWQVDLTGVNERKIPTPLNGSDPAWGPLLP
- the ruvB gene encoding Holliday junction branch migration DNA helicase RuvB; translation: MSDERLITPARRAEDVDAALRPKSLEEFVGQKAARENLRVFIEAARSRGDALDHVLFFGPPGLGKTTLAQIIAREMGVGFKATSGPVIAKSGDLAALLTNLEDGDVLFIDEIHRLNPAVEEVLYPAMEDRALDLMIGEGPSARSVRIDLPRFTLVGATTRQGLLTTPLRDRFGIPVRLNFYTVDELEKVVSRAAYLLDLGIAPDGAREVATRSRGTPRIAGRLLRRVRDFANVANVETVDAKTADAALNRLEVDALGLDAMDRRYLHMIADIYRGGPVGVETLAAGLSEPRDTIEEVIEPYLIQLGLIARTARGRMLNGRGWKHLGLNPPASAAQDSLFDE
- the ybgC gene encoding tol-pal system-associated acyl-CoA thioesterase, with amino-acid sequence MSVEPSDLPYSGYLSGRDHRFALRVYFEDTDTGGIVYHANYLRYMERARSDMLRCLGINQRAALDDGTGVYAVTDLSIRYRRPAKLEDDLLVISKVEEIRAASCRIHQRVMRGDEILAEADVTVAFLTPGGKPRRQPQAWVEAFKRLN
- the tolR gene encoding protein TolR: MGMGPLPSRHGRSRRAPMAEINVTPLVDVMLVLLIIFMVTAPLLVTGVPVNLPDSRANALEQDKQPVQISLDETGRVFVDEQEVMEAELPTILEAKRPAAGQEEPQVFLRADRALDYGRVMRVMGELNRAGLNKVSLVTTGAEQAN
- the ruvA gene encoding Holliday junction branch migration protein RuvA: MIARLKGELVSTGMDHAVIDVGGVGYLVGASSRTLGVLGPVGGSVTIHTEMLVSEDSMRLMGFATADERDWFRLLTSVQGVGSRVALAILSALEANELHRAIASGDKAMVARANGVGPKLAQRIVNELKDKIGGIVLGPGGGSVAQPKGSHASDAMSALGNLGFKPAEASAAVTTAEDELGEGATLDALVRLALKKAAK
- a CDS encoding TonB C-terminal domain-containing protein produces the protein MDRAEQAGFGVAIVGHAVLFGLLSVGFLATPNPANLKQKPIDVQLVDEIALESTAPDAVPEAAPALSPEPAPEDTAPPEPAPAPTPAPAPVPTPAPPQPKPQPQPKPVPKPTPAPKPAPRAPEKPQPKPAPAKPAAKPAQQKPAAKPAPSKPAAPGKETQRKSLLSRSMVEGLGSTPSQSRSQGTPAQKAGPAVQASLAAEVLRQLKRHWTAPTGADSEKLRTELAITLARDGTVTDIEFLRQTGVTESNRAQAALHKERAMKAVRLASPFKLPAEYYDTWKLLSPIGFDKRLSQ
- a CDS encoding HAD family phosphatase → MTVEAVVFDVGNVLYRWEPRSLYRRLIGNDRALDAFMSDVVTMEWHHQHDMGRDFADTSAELSALYPEHRELIALWGPRFNDSLTDMDGMRSIVERLDARGIPLFGITNFSHEFWPPFRAREADLFDRFRDIVVSGDEKMAKPDPAIYQLALTRFGLSAGQTIFIDDREDNIDAARSEGMAGHLFTSAAALEADLTARGLL
- a CDS encoding DUF2312 domain-containing protein; its protein translation is MSDNVAADQLRLFIERIERLEEEKKGIADDIKDVYNEAKSNGYDVKTMRTIVRLRKMEPHHRLEAEALLDTYKAALGIE
- a CDS encoding heavy metal-binding domain-containing protein; translated protein: MILTTTPSIDGTPVREYLGVVTGEVIVGANIFRDLFASVRDIVGGRSGAYEGALRDARREAFAEIEAEARDKGANAVIGIDIDYEVIGQNGSMLMVSISGTAVRL
- the ruvC gene encoding crossover junction endodeoxyribonuclease RuvC, producing the protein MIILGLDPGLGTTGWGVIAASGNRLSHIANGQIKTNSAAPMAERLVALDAALTDLLLEHRPDGAAVEEVFVNVNPQSTLKLGQARGVCLLAPARTGIMVGEYAARLVKKAVVGTGAAEKAQVHAMVSRLLPGAKIAGADAADALAVAITHAHHISTAHRIR
- the pyk gene encoding pyruvate kinase — protein: MTQNTAPRTRKVRVLATLGPASNTPEMIRKLYLAGADAFRINMSHGAHEDHAKVIESIRLLEKELGRPMTVLVDLQGPKLRVGRFEDGSVMLETGQAFVLDRDPALGDSTRVNLPHPEIFQALEPGARLLLDDGKLCLRVQTASLERVETTVETGGKLSNNKGLNVPDVIVPMAALTDKDRRDLSFALEHKADWIALSFVQRPEDVAEARHLIGGKASLLAKIEKPSAIDRLDGILELADAVMVARGDLGVELPPEEVPPLQKRIVESARRMGRPVVVATQMLESMITAPTPTRAEVSDVANAIYDGADAVMLSAESAAGEWPEQSVAMMNKIALSVEGDAGFADRLHFTETRPDPTTADALAEASARIAVTVSAAALICFTTSGSTARRVARERPSVPLLALTPKLATARHMGLLWGVHAVQTRDVGSFEEMVAKAKRIALRTGIAKAGDRLVLMAGVPFGTPGATNVLHVVRLTGNELNGEN
- a CDS encoding YebC/PmpR family DNA-binding transcriptional regulator, producing the protein MAGHSKFKNIMHRKGAQDKKRSAMFSKLSREITVAAKMGLPDPDMNPRLRLAINAAKAQSMPKDNIQRAIDKAAGGDVENYEEIRYEGFGPGGVSLIVEALSDNRNRTATNVRTAFAKNGGNLGASGSVSHGFDRMGLIEYPESAGDPDKVFEAALEAGAEDVTFDEGHEIWTAQDMLHEVAKALESVLGPAEGAKLAWRPQTKVDVSADDAATLFKLIDTLDDDDDVQTVWGNYEVSDEVMEKLG
- the tolQ gene encoding protein TolQ — its product is MDSMMLNMDAATLSPVALFMQADWVVKGVMLGLLLASIWTWAIIVGFATKLKKLSKASDKFERDFWNTGDIDQFHRAHGSSALPSARVFTAGITEWRRSTAGDNIDRDGTRARLATAMGSAVAHEIDTLSDRLNVLATIGSVAPFVGLFGTVWGIMRSFTAIASQQNSSLAVVAPGIAEALFATAIGLFAAIPAVIAFNRFSHGINRLESRLHRFADGFHTTLSRELEAA